A genomic region of Solanum dulcamara chromosome 2, daSolDulc1.2, whole genome shotgun sequence contains the following coding sequences:
- the LOC129880193 gene encoding PH, RCC1 and FYVE domains-containing protein 1-like codes for MADFQRSSLADGDIDQAIAALKKGANLLKYGRRGKPKFCPFRLSNDESAVIWYHDKEEKQLELCHVSRIIPGQRTAIFQRYPRPEKEYQSFSLICNDRSLDLICKDKDEAEVWITGLKAIITRGRSRRGKNDARSEPVFSDSPHGQRVTTSTSSIDQGDNQRTESLPQSRLGKAYAEIIQYTAAGKSPTLAETGSFNLSSLSAGALDNSNARSSTADTFRVSLSSAVSSSSQGSCLEDFDNLGDVFIWGEGTGNGLLGGGKHRIGKSSGTRIDAYIPKSLESSVVLDVQNIACGNRHAMLVTKQGEAFSWGEEAGGRLGHGGETDISHPKLIKNFKGMNIEVIACGEYHSCAVTSSGDLYTWGDGAKSSGLLGHRSEVSHWIPKKVCGLMEGLRVSHVSCGPWHTAFITSAGHLFTFGDGTFGALGHGDRSGCISPREVETFNGLRTLKVACGVWHTAAVVELMSGLDSRPSDVPSGTLFTWGDGDKGRLGHGDNKPRLAPECIAALVDKSFSQVACGYAMTVALTTAGRVYTMGSTVYGQLGCPLADGMSPICVEDYLVDSTVEEISCGSHHVAVLTSKTEVYTWGKGENGQLGHGDCENKCTPTLVDILRDKQVKRIVCGSNFTAAICVHNWALSADNSICFGCRIPFNFRRKRHNCYNCGFVFCKACSSKKSLNASLAPSTNKPYRVCDDCFDKLKKTIESEPFSRVPKVKAGNALYKANEQTDKESGLPLLVGQTSRLSSSDSFNRAQGRISRVDQCENRASSFQNENAPRESFTLSKSPISTFRVSKSLFSASLPSTRVVSQSTSPFTGKRSPLWPAIPASYPPARTAELVVDNLKPINDSLSQEVKQLKAQLEELASKSQLLEAELGRKTKQLKDATAKAAIEAEKRRAAKHVIKSLTAQLKEVTERLPEEQISTSNLDFNVEQTSFNRTRPSNGKCVTTTTLTECSGTSNTAVSAKKSRGQKPERMLQVEPGVYLYLISLPDGGNELKRVRFSRKCFSEDEAEKWWNENGQKICEKYNITPDHV; via the exons ATGGCTGATTTCCAAAGGTCTAGTCTTGCTGATGGGGACATTGATCAG GCCATTGCAGCACTTAAGAAAGGAGCAAATCTGCTGAAGTATGGGCGCAGAGGAAAACCCAAGTTTTGTCCTTTTCGTCTTTCTAAT GACGAATCTGCGGTTATATGGTACCACGACAAAGAAGAAAAACAGCTTGAACTTTGTCATGTATCAAGGATTATTCCTGGACAGAGAACT GCAATATTCCAGCGGTATCCTCGACCTGAAAAGGAGTATCAATCATTTTCTCTCATCTGTAACGACCGATCTTTGGACTTG ATCTGTAAAGACAAGGATGAAGCTGAGGTTTGGATTACTGGGCTGAAAGCAATAATTACGCGGGGACGCTCTCGCAGGGGAAAAAATGATGCAAGAAGTGAACCTGTGTTTTCTGATAGTCCACATGGTCAACGAGTCACCACATCAACTTCATCTATT GATCAAGGAGACAATCAGAGAACCGAGAGTCTACCTCAGAGTAGGCTTGGAAAAGCCTATGCTGAGATTATTCAATACACTGCAGCTGGCAAGAGTCCTACACTTGCTGAAACAGGTTCCTTTAATCTTAGCTCGTTGTCTGCTGGAGCGCTTGACAACTCAAATGCTCGAAGTTCTACAGCTGATACATTTCGAGTTAGTTTATCCAGTGCTGTAAGTTCGTCCAGCCAGGGTTCTTGCCTTGAAGACTTCGATAACCTTGGAGATGTCTTCATTTGGGGAGAAGGCACTGGCAATGGGCTATTGGGTGGTGGCAAGCACAGAATTGGCAAATCATCTGGCACAAGGATTGATGCTTATATTCCCAAATCACTGGAGTCAAGTGTGGTGCTTGACGTTCAGAATATTGCCTGTGGTAATAGGCATGCTATGCTAGTCACAAAACAAGGAGAGGCGTTCAGCTGGGGTGAAGAGGCAGGGGGCAGGCTGGGTCATGGGGGGGAAACAGATATTTCACATCCCAAGCttatcaaaaatttcaaaggaaTGAATATTGAGGTGATTGCATGTGGGGAATATCATTCATGTGCTGTTACATCCTCTGGGGATCTATACACTTGGGGTGACGGTGCTAAAAGTTCGGGTCTTCTTGGACACAGAAGCGAAGTCAGTCACTGGATCCCAAAGAAAGTATGTGGCCTAATGGAAGGTTTAAGAGTGTCTCATGTTTCCTGTGGGCCTTGGCATACAGCTTTCATAACGTCTGCGGGCCACTTGTTTACATTTGGAGATGGAACTTTTGGTGCATTGGGTCATGGAGATCGTTCTGGATGTATTTCTCCTAGAGAGGTGGAAACTTTCAATGGATTGAGGACACTCAAGGTTGCTTGTGGTGTTTGGCACACTGCTGCTGTAGTTGAACTAATGAGTGGATTGGATTCTAGACCATCTGACGTTCCGTCTGGAACACTATTCACCTGGGGAGATGGAGATAAAGGGCGGCTTGGACACGGTGATAATAAACCAAGACTAGCTCCTGAGTGCATAGCAGCATTGGTTGACAAAAGTTTCAGTCAGGTAGCCTGTGGCTATGCCATGACTGTTGCTTTGACAACTGCAGGCCGAGTATATACAATGGGTAGTACTGTTTATGGCCAACTTGGTTGCCCTCTAGCTGATGGAATGTCTCCAATTTGTGTAGAAGATTATCTCGTTGACAGTACTGTGGAGGAAATTTCTTGTGGTTCACATCATGTTGCAGTTTTGACTTCCAAAACAGAAGTTTATACATGGGGAAAGGGTGAAAACGGACAACTTGGTCATGGAGACTGTGAGAATAAGTGTACACCTACTCTAGTAGATATTTTGAGGGATAAACAAGTAAAGAGAATAGTGTGTGGCTCAAATTTTACTGCTGCTATTTGTGTTCACAATTGGGCATTAAGTGCTGATAATTCTATATGCTTTGGATGTCGTATCCCTTTCAATTTCAGAAGAAAACGCCACAATTGTTACAATTGTGGGTTTGTCTTTTGCAAAGCATGCAGCAGCAAAAAGTCACTTAATGCATCATTAGCCCCAAGCACAAACAAGCCATATCGTGTCTGTGATGATTGTTTCGACAAGTTAAAGAAGACAATAGAATCAGAACCTTTCTCCCGAGTTCCAAAAGTCAAAGCTGGAAATGCACTTTATAAGGCAAATGAGCAGACAGATAAAGAGAGCGGGCTTCCTCTATTAGTAGGTCAGACTTCCAGACTCTCATCTTCTGACTCATTCAACCGTGCTCAGGGCAGAATTTCCAGGGTTGATCAATGTGAGAACCGTGCATCTTCCTTTCAAAATGAAAATGCTCCAAGGGAAAGCTTTACCTTATCCAAATCACCAATCAGTACATTTCGAGTTTCGAAAAGTCTCTTCTCAGCTTCTCTTCCAAGTACTAGAGTGGTCTCCCAGTCAACATCTCCTTTTACAGGAAAGAGAAGTCCATTGTGGCCTGCAATACCAGCTTCATATCCCCCTGCTCGTACAGCTGAACTAGTTGTAGATAATTTGAAGCCAATTAATGATAGCTTAAGCCAGGAGGTCAAACAATTAAAGGCACAG CTGGAAGAGCTGGCAAGCAAATCTCAACTTCTAGAAGCTGAACTTGGGAGAAAGACAAAGCAGCTGAAGGATGCGACTGCAAAAGCAGCTATTGAAGCAGAGAAAAGAAGAGCTGCGAAACACGTAATCAAGTCTCTGACTGCCCAG CTAAAGGAGGTAACTGAAAGGCTTCCAGAAGAGCAGATCTCCACCAGTAATTTAGATTTTAATGTTGAACAAACGTCGTTTAATCGTACCCGTCCTTCTAATGGTAAATGTGTAACCACCACAACCCTAACCGAGTGCAGTGGCACTTCTAATACTGCTGTCTCAGCCAAGAAGTCTAGAGGGCAAAAGCCAGAGCGCATGTTACAGGTTGAACCAGGCGTGTACCTATATCTTATTTCCTTACCCGATGGAGGCAATGAACTGAAACGAGTTCGTTTCAG CCGTAAATGCTTCTCAGAGGATGAGGCAGAAAAGTGGTGGAACGAAAATGGACAAAAAATCTGTGAGAAGTACAACATCACACCAGATCATGTCTAA